AAAAACTATATTTATCACCGATAATGGATCTGTACAATCAAGAAATTATCAGCTATGAGTTAAGCGAACGACCTGTTTTTAATCAAGTAACTCAAATGCTTAAAAAGGCATTTAAAATAACGAAAGACACCAAAGATTTGATATTACATTCCGATCAAGGATGGCAATATCAAATGAAACAATATCAGGCTTTATTAAATGAAAAAGGAATCATACAAAGTATGAGTAGAAAAGGAAATTGCTTAGATAATGCTATTATCGAGAATTTCTTCGGAATACTGAAATCGGAACTATTTTATTTACAAAAATTTAATTCTATTGAAGAGCTAAAAAAAGAAATAAAACAATACATTTACTATTACAATAACGATAGAATAAAATCGAACTTAAATAAAATGAGCCCGATACAATATCGAACTCATTTTTATAATTATTAATTTTTAATCTGTCCAAACTTTTGGGTGCAGTCTAGATTGAATCGCTTTTTTTATTTTACATATAATCGGTGTCTAATTTTCCTTTTTTGAACTGAATAATATTTAGTTTATTCATTGCCCAGATACATGGATACATCGGATCGAATTCCCATTTTTTAACGGCGAAATTAGGACGTCCACCAAATTTATGGTGATTGTTGTGCAAACATTCTCCCCACATTAGCCAGTCTATCGGCATTAAATTTGTAGAAGTGTCTCCAACATCGTAATTACGGTAACCTAATTTGTGTGAAAACCAATTGATGATTACACCATGTAATGGACTCATCAAAGCTTGTAGTGGAATAAATACAAAATACGTCCATAACGGTGCATCGACTGCCATATAAATCAAAATGTAAATAATTACCCAAGCTAATCTCACCGCATTATTTCCTGCGAAAGCATCCCAAGATCTCCAAGCTGGAACCCCTTTTTTGAACTTTTCTAAAACTTGTGCTTTATCATGATCAATTTCGTTATAAACAAGTCGAGTTCTCCACATCATTGCAAAGAAGTTAGGATCATATTGTGGTGAATGAGGATCTTTTTCTGTGTCGGCATACGCGTGGTGATGTCTATGCATAACACCGTAAGTATATGGACTTAGATAAGATGAACCTTGAAATATCCAAGCTAAAACATGAAATATTTTTTCCCATGTTTTAGACATCGTAAACATTGCGTGAGAAGCATATCTGTGATGAAAAAAAGTTTGGAAAAATAAAGAAGCATACCAATGTATGATGAAGATAATGATTACTGCTGTCATTACTAATTTTAAAATTTCTACAAATATAGGGTTTTGTATTGTGTTTTGGACTAATCAATATCATAGATGTTAAATAATATTGGATTATTTATAATGAAAAAAAACATGAAATACTCTTCATCTAAAAAATTTACCTATTTAATTTTAAACGATTAGATTCTTAGTAGAAAAATATATGATTTGAATAAAAATAAAAAAGACTATAATTTTGTTTTTAAACTAATAATTTTCAGAATAGTTATAGACACACAATGGTTTAGCTAATCGTTAGGTTTTAATAACCATAAAAAGTAAGGCTGTTTTTTCAAGAAATTTGAATAAGCTTTATATTTAATGATTAAAAATTAATGAAATTATTGTATAATATTTTTATTTGTAATTTAAAATTATTAAGACGTGATATAAATCATATTAATATTTTGAATTTATTAATTAAGGATATATCAGTTTTTTATCCATTTATTAAATGGATAAAATATTGAAAAGTATTGCTATGTAATTCGTGTTACAAATTAGTGTTATTCTATTTTATAGCTTTGTACTGATTTAATTAATAATAAATTTATTAAAAAAGTTTTACTTGCAATAGCATTTGCTCTACCAACGGCTTATGCTATGGCTCAGGTTGGGATTGGAACAAGTGATCCTAAAACAACATTAGATGTTACAGCTGTTAATCCTACTGGGAATCTGGAAACAGTGGAAGGAATTTTAATACCACGTGTAGATAGAGAAAGAGCGCAATCTATGAGAAATATAGAAAAATCTACTATGATTTTTGTAAATAATATTTCTACAGGAACACAAGAAAATACAGCTAAAAATATTAATGCTGAAGGCTTTTATTACTTTGATGGTACTGTTTGGGTAAAACTATCTTCTGGAAATGCTAATCCAGGCTTCTTTTATATGCCATCAGTTTTACTACCAACACTTATTTCTGATGAACGTTTAAAAACTCCAAATTCAGGATATAAATTCAATGATACAGAAAAGGTATATGAGGTGGATTTATATAAGTTATTCAAAGATCAATTTGGGACGCCAATTTCAGTAAGTAATTCTCAATCGAATTTGAATGGGTTTATTTTAGAAGCAAATGAATATGACTATTTTATTACATTTGCTGATAAAACAGTTTTTAATTTAGGTGATGGAACAAATCCTTCTACTGTAGAGATTTCTCCTGAAGGTATATTAAAATATAAAATATTACCTGAAGCGATTATTAGAAATGGTTCCTTTATGAATGTTGTATTAAAAGTTAAATAATCTTTTGAATTCAAATATCATTAGAAAGAATTGTTTAATGCTAAATAATACAAAATGAAAATCATATATAAATTAAAATATACACTTCTGTTACTTTTTGGTATGTTCCAAATAGTTTCAGTAAAAGCTGCCTTTAATGAAGATTTTAGTTCATCTTCATTAAAATTGCCTGCAATGTTTGTATCAAAAGTTTCGTTTGATTACAAATATTTTAACACAAATAATAGATTAAATGCTTTAAATAATGTAGTTGTATCACCAACAAAAAAAATAGATGATTCGGATAGTTGGTGGAAATGGAAGTTAAATGTAAATCAAGATTATTCTGTGCTGCTAAATACTTCAATTGAAGGAGTAGTTAAAGCAAATGACGATCATTTTACTTTTGAATATTCTACCTTTAATATTGCATCAAATGATACTTTTGACGGTAAAACAGAGGCGTTAATACTTACAGGTGCTCATCAAAATGCGACAATTTCACCATTAGGAGTTTGGCCATTAGGAATTAAATTAGATGCAACAACAGGTGAAATTAAGATTGCTCCAGGTACTTCTTTACCTAAAGAGCCGTTGATGTATAATTTATGTGTCTTCAATTCTTCTACTTGTAGTACTGCAAATATTACGTTTGATAATCAATCTGTTTCTATTGATAAAAATGAGATGTTCTCTCTTTCGAGTGAAATTTCAACTATTTGTTATTCAGGTAATGCACAAAGTAGAGTTGTAAGATACACATTAAAAAATATTTCAGGTAGAGCAATTAAAATATCAGGAGAATCTAAAGGATCTGGTGTTAATAACAAAAAAATTAGATTTGTAGGAGGAAATATAAATGTAAATTCATTACGCGTTATTTCTGGTGATATGCGTTTTACTGGAGCATTAGGATATGTTGGTCCTAAGATTTTTGCTATAGATGAAGAGGTCGTTTTCGAATTGTCCTTTAAGAGGTCTACTGATGCTGAAATTTCTGGTAAATTAGAAATGAGATATGGGAATTCTTCTGCTTCTGGTCAAATGGATAATCCCGATTTTCGTTTAAACGTTTCTAATAAAATTTCTAGGATACCTGATAAACAAAAAAATTTCACAATAAAACTAAATGAAACAGGATCATATAGAGTACACAAAGCATCTGGTTTAGAAGATGCAATTGTAAATTACAAATTTTATGACTCTTCTGGTAACGAGGTTGCTGGAGATAGCCCAATTGATATGAATTTTACAGGTATTTTAAATTACTCGTATAGTAAAGTATCTGCATCAGGTTGTGAAGGTGAAAGAGGTTATATAAGTTTTTCTAAAACTGATATCGAATTACCAGATCCAGGTAAAATATCTTTGTCAGAAGGCGAAGACGAAGACTCATTATTAGAATCAATAGACATATGTTTTGATGATAATGATAAAGAATTTAAAATTTATAATAATCAAGATGGTAAAGGTACTCTTGTAGCATTAGGACCTGCTCATTATGCCTTAAAATATTCGTGGGAGTCTAGTTATGATGAAGGGTTAACTTGGTATCCGTATGAAGATAACGGAAATGCTAACACAGAAACTGATTCTGGTTCAAAATCAATGACTTTAAAAGGTGTTCAAAAATCATTTTGGTTAAGACGTAAAGCGCATGAAAGACCAACAGGAACACGACCTAATAATTTTGCATATTCTAATGTAGTTAAAATTAATGTACAAAAAAATGAAGTTACAATAGCAGGCGGAACACAATTTTCACGTCCATTGTTTGCAGTAAATTCACCAGAGAGTACTAATAATCATTTTCTAATACCGTCAATTACAACTAAGTATCCTAGTACAATTGAGGTTTTTGATATGAATGGTGTTAAAATTGAAAATAATCGATTCGATTTTACAAAAGAAGGAACCTATGTTTTTACTGTTGTAGCCACTTCTACAGGAGCAAATGGAACTGTGAAAGATTGTGTTAGTTATGCTACAATTACTTTAAATGTATATGATCTTGCAAAATGTCGTGTGGTTACAGAACGTGTTGTTGCAACTGCAGCTCCTTCGGGAAGTGGTTGGGGTACAACTTTAGCAGGAGTGGTTACAAATAAAGAATTGGCCTATGATAATGATTTGTCAACCTATTCTACGATTTCATCTGTAGTTGCTTTACTTGGTTTAGGTACGACTTGGCAAAATATTTATTTTGATCATGTTGTTCCAGCAGGTACACCTTTAAAGGTTAAATTAGGACAAGAGTATAGTGGATTACAACTTGGTGGAGGTATAACAGTAGTTGGTTTAGATGAAAAAGGAAATTCAATTGGACCTATTAAATCTGTTGGTGAAGGTGCTTTACTTGATTTGTTAGTAGGTGATAATGTATTTGAATATACCTTTGTACCAACAAATGCACGTGGTAAAGCAGTCGCTTACAAAGGAGTTCGTGTTATTGTGGGAAGTTTATTAGCTGTCGCAAATAATGCTGTATTATATGGAGCGTATTACGAAAAAGATAGAGTTTTAGCAGAAAACGAAACAGTTCCTGAGGAAACTATTTATGCGAAAGGTGCAAAGTTACCTGCATCTAACACTCAACCAAATAAATTGAAATATATTGTACCAAATTCTCCAGAAGATATTGTCGTTTTAACTCCTCAAAATGAAACAACAGGAATTAAATTAAACAATTACGTAAATGACGTGACTTGGGGAGTAGAAGACGCTGGCTTAGGTGTTGCAACATCATTATCATCAGTTGTTTATCCATATTTAGCGGTAGACGAAGATCCTTTTACTTATGCTATTTTTAACAAAACAGTTGCTGCTCTTAACCGACAAAAATTGACGGTTAACTTAAGAAATACTGCACGTCCAGGTGATGAATTAGAGTTAATCATGACGAGTGAAGGAGTAAATATATTATCGCTTGATTTAGGAGCTAGCTTTAAAGTTCAACGTTACATGGATGATATACCTGTAGGACCTGTTGTTGCAAGTAACCAATTTAAAGTAATTAACCTTAATTTGTTTTTATTTAAAAATCCAATTCCACGTTTTAGAATTACAGGAATCGATCAACCTTTTAATAGAGTAGAGATTACTTATTTTAGTCTTGTTCAAGCAAACTTAGGTAACTATACTTATTTACATGATATTTCGATTGTTCCTCAATCTGTCTTTGGAAACACAATAGATGTCAATAAGACATTAGAGATTTGTGCAGCAGATTTGATAAAGATCAAAAAACCTTCAGTGTGTACTGATTTTAAACTAAATTTTGTATTAGGAGAAATTGTCGAACAAGAAGTTTTTGATTATGATGAAAACGGACAATTAGTTTCTAAAATTGTAAAGAGTTATAAAGAATTAGAAGGAGAATCAAATCAACTAAAAGACAATGTAGTAACTCGAGTTCATGAAGACGCAAATACTGCTTATTATGAAATCAAAAAATTATATGAAATTAATAATCCTAATCAAATTTTATTAGTTAAAGTACAAGCTGTACAAAATGGACAAGATTATGGTGCTCCACAATATATAAGAGTTGAACTAAAAAATTGTCTTGATAGTATGGTAAATCCAGTAATTAATTTAGATACGAAAGATTTAATTAATATTAAAGATTTTTCTGCTTCAAATTAGAATTAAATTATAAGGCTATATTTTTTTCATAAAAATAGATAGCTATACTTAAAAACCAGATTAATTTAAATTAATCTGGTTTTTTTTTAAATCAATGATATAAACCTATTAACTGAATCTAAATATTTGTAGAAAACTCAACAATTTGCTGAGCAACAAGCTTTAATTTAGGTTTTTTCGAACTTGTTCTTTGTTTCACTCGATCTTCATACAACTCGATTTTGATTTCCTTAATTCCTTTTAGAATAGTATAGGTTTCTTCTTTCGAATAGTTGTAGCCTCTTACATTAGCCCCTTCTTTTCCTGCGACATAAACGATTTCTACATAATATTTTAATAGGATACTATGTTCAAGTGACTTCTCTTTTTCGAAACGAATTTTTCTTACTTTATGTATAGAATGTCCACCAGAATTAATATTTCCTTGCAGTGAAAACCTTAATTTTTTTTCATTCTTTTCGTGCATTACAATCGCAGGTTCCAAACGTTGTGTAATCGTTACAAAATTGGTTTTTTGATACTTTCTACCTGTTTCAGGATCTTGTGCAGTCACTATTTTTGGTGTAGCTAAGATGGTTTCAACCTTTAATTTGGTTTGAGCAGAGCAACCGACAAAGGCGAATAAAATAATGATATAATGCCATTTCATTTTTGTTTTAAAAATACTGCATAAAAACTATTTAATTCATCACTGCTTTTAGCTATATTGAATAAAAAATCGCTTGATTAAAGAAATGAAGCGATTTTTTTAAATTGTAGTTTTAGTTAATAAGAATCAGTTAGTAATCTTATTGCGAATGTAAATGGTGATGAAATTTCCGTTTTATAACGACAAAGTTGAGAAATTTTGGCACCCTATAATATCCCTATTTATAGTTATTTTTTAAGGTTTTGAAATCAAACCATATTCTATTGCAGTGGTAATTGCCGAACTTAGGTTAGAAGTCTTGAACTTTTCGATCAAGTTTTTTCTATGACTATCAACTGTATGCGTACTGATAAATAATTTTTCTGCAATTTGTTGAGTCGTTAATCCTTGCGCTGCTTCAATCATAATTTCTTTTTCGCGTCGTGTAAGTTTCGGAATGGTATTCAACCCATCTTTTTCCTTTTTACTCAATACATTTTTTGTTTGTGAACAAAGAAATTTCTTTCCATCAAAAATTGAGTTGATTCCTTCTAAAATTTCATCAACAGAAGCATTTTTCTGAATATATCCCGAAGCACCTTCTTCCAAACAACTATTTATCACCGCATATTCGTTATGTACACTTAACATGATGATGTGCATTGCGGGGTATTTTTTCTTTATAGGTTTTATCAATTCAATACTATTGGTATCCGAAAGATTGATGTCTAATAAAAGAATATCAATTTCAGTTGATTTTAACGCTTCTTGTAATTGTTGAGCAGAAGTGTAACAATCCACAACTTGTAAATTAGATTGATAACTTAAAATATTTCGTAATCCTTCTGATAATAAAGGGTGATCGTCTGTAATTGCTATATTAATCATAAATTATTGTTTAGGAAATTGGAACTCTATAGTGGTTCCTAAATCGATTTCTGAGTGTATATTTAAATGTCCTTTTAAAAACTGAATACGGGATTGAATGTTATGCAAACCTGCTGATTGTGTGAGTTTAGTATTGTTTACATCAAAACCTTTTCCATCATCTTCAACCGTTACAGTATAATTGGTATCATCTTCGACAAATTGTATAATTATTTGTTCGGCTTGAGCGTGTTTTATGGCATTGTTCACCAACTCTTGAATAATTCGGTACACCAATAATTGATTTTCTTTGTTTAATGAATTGGTAAATCTCAAAAATTGAACATCAATATCCAATTGTTCGTTTGCCATACGAATGGCATATTCTTTTAAAGCTTCTTCCAATCCATATTTCAGTAACAAATCGGGCATTAAATTATGTGCAACGCGGCGCAATTCATCGACAGCTCCATCCAATTGATGAATAGATTTTTCCATGTCTATTTTTGAGTTTTCGTCAATTTTTTCATTCAAATGAGTTAACTGAATTTTAGTTCCCGAAAGTAAACCACCCAAACCGTCATGTAAATCACGAGCAAGACGAGTACGTTCTTGTTCTTGACCATCGAGAAGTGCTGTTAAAGTCGAAATCTTAGAATTTTGTCGTTCTTGTTCAATCTCCAAATTATGTAATTCTTCTCGTTGTTTTAAATGCTTATTTCGCTGTTTTAGTGCATAAAGTAATAAAGCAAGTAGGACGATAAAAACAACAATCGAAAAGATGTAATAGTTATTTAATTTATTTTTGAAATTAAGTTCTGCGATATAATTCACCAATTCGTCTTTACGATTTTTATTCTCTAAGTTAGATAGTTTTAGATTTTGTTGAGAAATGGTTAATTCTTGTGACCTTTTGTCCGCTTCTAAACGTGATAATTTTAATTGTTTTCGTTGGAAATTCTCGCTTAGCTTGGTGTTTTCTAACTCTTGTTTTTGCTGAATACCTAACGAATGCATCAATTGAATTTGTTGCTCTTTTTTCTCTGTTTCCAATTGCATGCGAATCATTTGTTGTTGCTGACGCTCTTTATCAAATTGAGCTTCTAAACGTTTACTGATTTGCGCTTGCTCGTTGTCATAGATTTCTTTGTACATCGATGTGTAGAGCTTATGGAACCGCAGTGCTTCTTTAAAATTTCCTTCTTTAACTTCGATTTCGGATAAGCTTAGGTACAACGATTGTAAGATGTTTTTGTCGGGAATAGCATTTTCATTGACTTTTATGACAGACTGCAATAGATAGTTTTTAGCAGTTTGAATGTCATTTTTTTGTAAAGCTAAATCAGCTAAAATTCCGTTTGCAGCAGCAACATGATTTGCTTGATCTGTTTCAATTCCTATTTCTTTTGCTAATTCTGCATAGGTTACAACTTTATTTTGATAGGTTTTTGGATAAAAATTAAGGTAAAGATTCGCTAAATTGATTGCTACAAAAGATAAATCTGTAGGTGTTATCATCTCTTTTTTATTCTTGTAATAGGTATCAATCGCTTTGCTGTAATATTTTTCTGCTAAATCTCGGGTATAGATATTTTTGTTATTTTGCATAAACTTTTGCTCGTACATATAACCAATAGACATGTATGCAGCAAAAATGAGATTTGGATTATCTTGTTTTTTCGCTACTTCTAAAGCAAGTTTGCTGTATTTTTCTTGTAATTCATAATCATCCCAACGTGAATAAATACCCGTCAATTGATTATAAACCGATGTCATTCTTGTTAATACAACTGGTGTTTCTGGCGATTTATCAAAGAATTTTAATGCCTCAATAAAATTCTTAACCGCTTTTGCATCTTCATTATTTCGTAAATTTAGCCAACCTTCACAATATTTTACATAACCTTTTGTTGAATAGTCATTAGTGCGTCCACTATAGTAAATTGCTTTTTGTAAATCATGTTTAAAAGTCGTACTATTATTTTCAATTCGATTATTCATTGCAGAAATACAATACAAATAAGCGGCATGTTTACCATCTTTTAGCTTTTCTGAAGCAAGAATATTTTCTTTGAGAATAGCAAATGCTTTTTCTTTCTGATGATTAAAGAATAACGCTTGCGCATATTTTCCTGCAATTTCGTAACGTTCAGCAGAGTTTAGCTTTGTGTTATTA
This portion of the Empedobacter stercoris genome encodes:
- a CDS encoding acyl-CoA desaturase; amino-acid sequence: MTAVIIIFIIHWYASLFFQTFFHHRYASHAMFTMSKTWEKIFHVLAWIFQGSSYLSPYTYGVMHRHHHAYADTEKDPHSPQYDPNFFAMMWRTRLVYNEIDHDKAQVLEKFKKGVPAWRSWDAFAGNNAVRLAWVIIYILIYMAVDAPLWTYFVFIPLQALMSPLHGVIINWFSHKLGYRNYDVGDTSTNLMPIDWLMWGECLHNNHHKFGGRPNFAVKKWEFDPMYPCIWAMNKLNIIQFKKGKLDTDYM
- a CDS encoding response regulator transcription factor, with amino-acid sequence MINIAITDDHPLLSEGLRNILSYQSNLQVVDCYTSAQQLQEALKSTEIDILLLDINLSDTNSIELIKPIKKKYPAMHIIMLSVHNEYAVINSCLEEGASGYIQKNASVDEILEGINSIFDGKKFLCSQTKNVLSKKEKDGLNTIPKLTRREKEIMIEAAQGLTTQQIAEKLFISTHTVDSHRKNLIEKFKTSNLSSAITTAIEYGLISKP
- a CDS encoding sensor histidine kinase, whose product is MSKSTRALKNLLKKRILLFFFIVSGIINAQEVLTNYENQYNNTKLNSAERYEIAGKYAQALFFNHQKEKAFAILKENILASEKLKDGKHAAYLYCISAMNNRIENNSTTFKHDLQKAIYYSGRTNDYSTKGYVKYCEGWLNLRNNEDAKAVKNFIEALKFFDKSPETPVVLTRMTSVYNQLTGIYSRWDDYELQEKYSKLALEVAKKQDNPNLIFAAYMSIGYMYEQKFMQNNKNIYTRDLAEKYYSKAIDTYYKNKKEMITPTDLSFVAINLANLYLNFYPKTYQNKVVTYAELAKEIGIETDQANHVAAANGILADLALQKNDIQTAKNYLLQSVIKVNENAIPDKNILQSLYLSLSEIEVKEGNFKEALRFHKLYTSMYKEIYDNEQAQISKRLEAQFDKERQQQQMIRMQLETEKKEQQIQLMHSLGIQQKQELENTKLSENFQRKQLKLSRLEADKRSQELTISQQNLKLSNLENKNRKDELVNYIAELNFKNKLNNYYIFSIVVFIVLLALLLYALKQRNKHLKQREELHNLEIEQERQNSKISTLTALLDGQEQERTRLARDLHDGLGGLLSGTKIQLTHLNEKIDENSKIDMEKSIHQLDGAVDELRRVAHNLMPDLLLKYGLEEALKEYAIRMANEQLDIDVQFLRFTNSLNKENQLLVYRIIQELVNNAIKHAQAEQIIIQFVEDDTNYTVTVEDDGKGFDVNNTKLTQSAGLHNIQSRIQFLKGHLNIHSEIDLGTTIEFQFPKQ